From a single Bryobacter aggregatus MPL3 genomic region:
- the wecB gene encoding non-hydrolyzing UDP-N-acetylglucosamine 2-epimerase: protein MKTLLFILGTRPEAIKLSPVILHFQKLPAEFLVCVCTTGQHREMARQALAVFGIVPDIDLDLMLPGQTLFQSTSRILSALEGVFFSLQPDLVLVQGDTTTTLCGALGAFYAGVPVAHIEAGLRTWDLARPFPEEANRQLACKLANLHLAATPWAAENLRREGVPESTISVTGNTGIDALLLTMQSLPAFDWPFLDASKRLILVTGHRRENFGDGLERLCRALARLAARPDVELVYPVHPNPKVRGPVEELLRGKTNVHLIAPQDYLPFLDLMHRSFFIVTDSGGVQEEGPSLGKPILVTREVTERPEAVAAGTVRLVGTDEEKIVHEASLLLDDPVEYERRSHIHNPYGDGRACPRIETAVRAYFESR from the coding sequence ATGAAGACGCTGCTCTTCATTCTTGGCACCCGGCCTGAGGCGATCAAGCTGAGTCCGGTCATTCTGCACTTTCAGAAACTGCCCGCGGAGTTTCTCGTATGCGTGTGCACCACCGGACAACACCGCGAAATGGCGCGCCAGGCGCTGGCAGTGTTTGGCATTGTTCCGGACATCGATCTCGATTTGATGCTGCCCGGACAAACGCTCTTCCAATCGACATCCCGAATTCTCAGCGCGCTGGAGGGTGTGTTTTTCTCCCTCCAGCCTGACCTGGTATTGGTTCAGGGAGACACCACCACGACGCTCTGCGGCGCGCTGGGGGCCTTCTATGCAGGGGTGCCCGTCGCTCACATTGAGGCTGGCCTGCGCACCTGGGATCTCGCGCGGCCGTTTCCCGAAGAGGCAAATCGCCAACTCGCCTGCAAGCTCGCCAACCTGCATCTGGCGGCCACCCCATGGGCGGCAGAAAATCTGCGCCGCGAAGGAGTACCCGAGAGTACGATCTCCGTCACAGGCAATACGGGAATCGATGCGCTACTGCTCACGATGCAGAGCCTGCCCGCTTTTGATTGGCCTTTTCTCGATGCAAGCAAGCGGCTCATTTTGGTGACCGGGCACCGGCGGGAGAATTTTGGCGACGGCCTAGAACGTCTTTGCCGTGCCCTCGCCCGCTTGGCCGCACGGCCAGATGTGGAACTCGTCTACCCCGTGCATCCCAACCCCAAGGTGCGCGGCCCAGTGGAAGAACTGCTCCGCGGAAAGACGAATGTCCATCTGATTGCGCCCCAGGACTATCTGCCCTTCCTCGACCTGATGCACCGCAGCTTCTTCATCGTGACTGATTCCGGCGGCGTGCAAGAAGAAGGGCCTTCGCTTGGCAAACCGATCCTAGTGACCCGCGAGGTCACCGAGCGGCCGGAAGCAGTCGCGGCCGGAACCGTGCGCCTGGTAGGCACCGACGAAGAGAAAATCGTTCACGAGGCAAGCCTGCTTCTCGACGATCCAGTGGAATATGAGCGCCGCAGCCACATCCACAATCCTTATGGCGATGGACGGGCCTGTCCCCGGATCGAAACGGCCGTTCGCGCTTACTTCGAATCGCGATAG
- a CDS encoding PQQ-dependent sugar dehydrogenase, with protein MTQKLLIAIAAASLCSLGLVAWQAQVKLPPPFQTPSANNRPQVVEKPTGAKLTLPAGFTVEEFATGFQKPRYMMLGPSNEILLSDSMNNGSVFVLLDTNKDGKIDDRKEILKGLDRPYGLLLWKDYLYVGETTSLKRYKYNTKAFSVGPGEEVLNMKDFGAGHWTRSLSLDKKGENILVGIGSRSNVDAGEPEMRAAIVRISPDGKTKDIYASGTRNPIGLHLQPGTGEVWAAVQERDGLGDDLVPDYFTSIKQGGFYGWPYSYIGQNEDPRRKGEKPELVAKTITPDLPLGAHVAVLDFLFYTGKQFPKDYQGGAFIAQHGSWNRSKRVGYNVMFVPFKNGKPAGQPKEFLQGWMLAPDQREVWGRPVGLLQLPDGSLLISDDGGNKVWRVSYKG; from the coding sequence ATGACTCAAAAGCTGCTTATAGCAATCGCCGCTGCATCGTTGTGTAGCCTGGGCCTTGTGGCCTGGCAGGCTCAAGTAAAACTGCCGCCCCCCTTCCAAACCCCATCCGCCAATAACCGTCCGCAGGTTGTCGAAAAGCCGACTGGCGCCAAGCTCACGCTGCCTGCCGGTTTTACAGTCGAAGAATTCGCAACCGGATTCCAGAAGCCGCGCTACATGATGCTGGGTCCGTCCAACGAGATTCTGTTGAGCGATTCGATGAACAACGGCTCGGTCTTTGTTCTGCTCGATACCAACAAGGATGGCAAGATCGATGACCGCAAGGAGATCCTGAAAGGTCTCGATCGTCCCTATGGCCTGCTGCTCTGGAAGGACTATCTTTATGTCGGCGAAACCACTTCCCTGAAGCGCTATAAATACAACACCAAGGCCTTCAGCGTCGGCCCCGGAGAAGAAGTTCTCAACATGAAAGACTTTGGCGCCGGCCATTGGACGCGTAGTTTGAGCCTGGATAAAAAGGGCGAGAACATCCTGGTAGGCATCGGCTCACGCAGCAACGTCGACGCGGGGGAACCGGAAATGCGCGCGGCAATCGTCAGGATCAGCCCTGACGGCAAGACCAAGGACATCTACGCTTCCGGAACGCGCAACCCCATCGGGCTGCACCTGCAACCTGGCACCGGTGAAGTCTGGGCCGCCGTCCAGGAACGGGACGGACTCGGCGATGACCTGGTCCCCGATTACTTCACCAGCATCAAGCAGGGCGGCTTTTACGGCTGGCCTTATTCCTACATCGGTCAGAATGAAGACCCCCGCCGAAAAGGGGAGAAGCCGGAACTGGTGGCAAAGACGATCACTCCTGACCTCCCGCTCGGCGCACACGTTGCCGTGCTCGACTTCCTGTTCTACACCGGCAAGCAATTCCCGAAGGACTACCAGGGCGGCGCATTCATTGCCCAGCATGGTTCCTGGAACCGGTCCAAGCGCGTTGGCTACAACGTGATGTTCGTTCCGTTTAAGAATGGCAAGCCAGCCGGTCAGCCCAAAGAGTTTCTGCAGGGCTGGATGCTGGCGCCCGACCAGCGTGAAGTCTGGGGCCGCCCCGTGGGACTTCTGCAATTGCCGGACGGCAGCCTTCTAATCAGCGATGACGGTGGGAACAAAGTTTGGCGCGTCAGCTACAAGGGCTAG
- the efp gene encoding elongation factor P, with translation MIAATQIRPGMVIKFNGELYSVFTMTHRTPGNLRGFVQVKMRNLRSGSMNEHRFASEDKVEKAQMDEHKMEYMYNDSEFYYFMNTETYEQVQLAGEFLGDSVNYLIDNLPVVVTYYDGRPISVEPPPTVDLRIVETEPSIKGASVSNVGKQAKLETGMMVTVPQFIEQGEKIRINTAEGTYMERA, from the coding sequence ATGATTGCAGCAACACAAATTCGCCCGGGCATGGTCATCAAGTTCAATGGCGAACTCTATTCCGTATTTACGATGACTCACCGTACTCCGGGGAACCTGCGTGGCTTCGTTCAAGTCAAGATGCGCAACCTCCGCAGCGGCTCCATGAATGAACACCGCTTCGCCTCCGAAGACAAAGTCGAAAAGGCGCAGATGGATGAACACAAAATGGAGTACATGTACAACGACTCTGAGTTCTACTACTTCATGAACACAGAGACTTACGAACAGGTACAGCTCGCGGGCGAGTTCCTGGGCGATTCTGTCAACTACCTGATCGACAACCTTCCCGTCGTCGTCACCTACTATGACGGCCGTCCCATCAGCGTGGAGCCTCCCCCCACCGTCGACCTGCGCATTGTCGAAACCGAACCCAGCATCAAGGGCGCCAGCGTCTCCAACGTCGGCAAGCAGGCCAAGCTCGAGACCGGCATGATGGTCACTGTTCCGCAGTTCATCGAGCAGGGCGAGAAGATCCGCATCAACACCGCCGAAGGCACCTACATGGAACGCGCATAA
- a CDS encoding AAA family ATPase produces the protein MTQARVIVLVGLPGSGKSTWARTQAMQTLSSDEIRKLLSGDETNQSIHGPVFATMRHLLRTRLQTDPAPTIVDATNLRRRDRRPWLQIAKQFGVTAEAVYFDVPLELALARNAKRDRVVPADVIQMLQERLQPPTQEEGFSAIRTISS, from the coding sequence GTGACACAGGCTCGGGTGATTGTGCTCGTTGGATTACCGGGGTCTGGCAAATCCACGTGGGCCCGCACACAGGCCATGCAGACCCTCAGTTCGGATGAGATCCGCAAGCTGCTGAGCGGAGACGAAACCAATCAGAGCATCCATGGCCCGGTCTTTGCGACCATGCGGCATCTGCTGCGGACGCGGCTGCAGACGGATCCCGCGCCCACCATTGTTGACGCCACCAATCTGCGGCGGCGCGACCGTCGCCCCTGGCTCCAGATCGCCAAGCAATTCGGCGTCACAGCCGAGGCAGTTTATTTTGACGTACCGCTCGAGTTGGCCCTAGCCCGCAATGCCAAACGGGACAGAGTCGTGCCCGCCGATGTCATTCAAATGCTGCAAGAGCGCCTGCAGCCACCCACCCAAGAGGAAGGCTTCAGCGCAATTCGGACCATTTCTTCGTAG
- the guaB gene encoding IMP dehydrogenase produces MIPEFIAEGLTFDDVLLVPARSAVLPAQVDPRTNFTKSIGVNIPLISSAMDTVTESGLAIALAQQGGIGVIHKNLSIDRQAEEVDKVKRSESGMIVDPVTIDPDQRIQDALALMRRYRISGVPVTKNGKLVGILTNRDLRFETRYDLPISDLMTKENLITVPVGTTLEEAELILHKHRVEKLLVVDDDYTLKGLITVKDIQKKIKYPHSAKDLQGRLRVAAAIGAGKDFLERATALVAAKADVLVIDSAHGHSEGVLHALKTIKEKLSGVQVVVGNVATYEGAKDLIDLGADGIKVGIGPGSICTTRVVSGAGVPQITAIAECAKATRPAGIPLISDGGIKFSGDVTKAIAAGADCVMIGSLFAGTDESPGETILFQGRTFKSYRGMGSQGAMSQGSSERYGQEGVGKLVPEGIEGRVASKGPLGELVFQLVGGLRAGMGYCGAGTIRELQDKAKFLRVSPAGLRESHVHDVIITKEAPNYRLE; encoded by the coding sequence ATGATTCCTGAGTTCATAGCGGAAGGGCTCACGTTCGATGACGTACTGCTCGTTCCGGCGCGAAGTGCCGTGTTGCCCGCGCAAGTCGACCCCAGAACCAATTTCACAAAGTCGATTGGTGTCAACATCCCTTTGATCAGTTCGGCGATGGATACCGTCACCGAAAGCGGCCTCGCCATCGCCCTCGCACAGCAGGGAGGCATTGGAGTCATCCACAAAAATCTCTCCATCGACCGGCAGGCGGAAGAAGTCGATAAAGTGAAGCGCAGTGAAAGCGGGATGATTGTCGATCCGGTGACAATCGACCCCGATCAGCGCATCCAGGACGCTCTGGCGCTGATGCGCCGCTACCGGATCAGCGGCGTTCCGGTGACCAAGAACGGCAAATTGGTGGGAATTCTCACCAATCGCGATCTGCGTTTTGAGACTCGCTACGATCTTCCGATCAGCGACCTGATGACGAAAGAGAATTTGATTACCGTCCCGGTCGGCACGACGCTCGAAGAGGCGGAACTGATTCTGCACAAGCATCGCGTCGAGAAGCTGCTGGTGGTGGATGACGATTACACGCTCAAGGGCCTGATCACCGTCAAGGACATCCAGAAGAAGATCAAGTATCCGCACAGCGCGAAGGATCTGCAAGGCCGTCTGCGCGTTGCGGCTGCGATTGGGGCGGGCAAAGATTTTCTGGAGCGCGCCACCGCTCTGGTTGCCGCAAAGGCCGATGTGTTGGTGATCGATAGCGCACACGGACATTCTGAAGGAGTGTTGCATGCCTTGAAGACGATCAAGGAAAAGCTTTCGGGCGTCCAGGTGGTGGTGGGCAACGTTGCCACCTATGAGGGCGCGAAAGACCTCATTGATCTGGGCGCGGATGGGATCAAGGTGGGCATTGGGCCCGGTTCTATCTGTACGACGCGTGTGGTGAGCGGCGCCGGTGTGCCGCAGATTACCGCGATTGCCGAATGTGCCAAAGCAACGCGTCCGGCGGGAATTCCGTTGATCAGCGATGGCGGCATCAAGTTCTCCGGCGACGTGACGAAGGCGATTGCCGCGGGCGCCGATTGCGTCATGATTGGCAGCCTGTTTGCCGGCACCGACGAGAGCCCGGGCGAGACGATTCTGTTCCAGGGCCGCACCTTCAAGAGCTATCGCGGGATGGGTTCGCAGGGCGCAATGTCGCAGGGTTCGAGCGAACGCTACGGACAAGAAGGCGTTGGCAAGCTGGTGCCGGAAGGCATTGAAGGCCGTGTGGCGAGCAAGGGTCCGCTGGGCGAACTGGTGTTCCAGTTGGTGGGCGGCCTGCGCGCCGGGATGGGCTATTGCGGCGCGGGGACGATTCGGGAACTGCAAGACAAGGCAAAGTTCCTGCGTGTCAGTCCGGCTGGCCTGCGGGAGAGCCATGTGCACGACGTGATCATCACCAAGGAAGCACCGAACTATCGCTTGGAATAA
- the xseA gene encoding exodeoxyribonuclease VII large subunit — MEQIGLEWKPWTPEKFSVKQITAQLKRLLREKYSNISVSGEISALKVAASGHLYFNLKEEDTVLSCAMYKQNARLLKTALRDGMQVQARGSIDIYEPRGAYQFLVEHVELQGAGALQQAFEALKRRLQEEGLFEAARKRPLPKYPRRIGIVTSPTGAVIQDMLHVFARRSPGLEIRIYPALVQGAGSAEQLCDGLRYFTESGWPDVIVVARGGGSIEDLWSFNEESVARAIAASAMPVVSAVGHETDFTIADFVADLRAPTPSAAAEIIAPDVTALIERIEGLERSMARSVRHSIATRREMFFRQGVERARTLLVRRLNRLSQTIDEKDARMNGLLKNRLWNLQLRYQKWTFDLMLKDQRIRFMMLRERLWSMQAKLDRRVTAILSEKALRQKSLEGQLSNLNPTRILDRGFALVFDADRKVIRDAKAVSDGQALQVRVASGEFGVVVGTGKTPARRKTKAPA; from the coding sequence GTGGAACAGATTGGGTTGGAGTGGAAGCCCTGGACGCCAGAAAAGTTCAGCGTAAAGCAAATCACCGCGCAGTTGAAGCGCTTATTGCGGGAGAAGTATTCGAACATTTCGGTATCGGGCGAGATTTCAGCGCTTAAGGTTGCCGCAAGCGGTCACCTCTACTTCAATCTCAAGGAAGAGGATACCGTCCTCTCCTGTGCGATGTACAAGCAGAATGCGCGCCTCTTAAAGACGGCGCTGCGCGATGGCATGCAAGTGCAGGCGCGCGGTTCGATCGACATTTATGAACCGCGCGGAGCCTATCAATTTCTGGTGGAACACGTGGAATTGCAGGGCGCCGGAGCCTTACAGCAGGCCTTTGAGGCATTAAAGCGGCGGCTCCAGGAGGAAGGCCTTTTTGAGGCCGCGCGCAAGCGTCCGCTGCCCAAGTACCCACGCCGGATTGGCATCGTCACCTCGCCTACCGGCGCCGTCATCCAGGACATGCTGCACGTCTTTGCGCGCCGCTCCCCTGGCCTCGAGATTCGCATCTATCCGGCGCTCGTCCAGGGCGCGGGCAGTGCGGAGCAACTTTGCGACGGGCTGCGCTACTTTACCGAAAGTGGCTGGCCGGATGTGATTGTCGTCGCCCGCGGCGGCGGCTCGATCGAAGACCTCTGGAGCTTCAACGAAGAAAGCGTCGCCCGCGCCATTGCTGCGAGCGCCATGCCCGTGGTTTCCGCAGTCGGCCACGAAACCGACTTCACCATCGCCGACTTTGTCGCCGACCTTCGCGCCCCCACGCCGTCTGCCGCGGCCGAAATCATCGCCCCCGATGTCACAGCGCTGATCGAGCGCATCGAAGGCCTCGAGCGGAGCATGGCGCGCAGTGTACGGCATAGCATCGCTACGCGGCGCGAGATGTTTTTCCGGCAAGGCGTCGAACGAGCACGTACGCTGCTGGTGCGGCGCTTGAATCGCTTAAGCCAGACCATCGACGAGAAGGATGCCCGTATGAACGGATTGCTCAAGAACCGGCTCTGGAATCTTCAGCTCCGCTACCAGAAGTGGACCTTCGATCTGATGCTGAAGGACCAGCGCATCCGCTTCATGATGCTGCGCGAGCGCCTTTGGAGCATGCAGGCCAAGCTCGATCGCCGCGTGACAGCGATCCTCAGTGAAAAGGCCCTCCGGCAGAAATCGCTGGAAGGCCAATTGTCGAATCTCAACCCCACCCGCATCCTCGATCGCGGCTTCGCGCTGGTTTTCGATGCAGACCGCAAAGTGATTCGCGATGCGAAGGCCGTTAGCGACGGACAAGCACTGCAGGTGCGCGTTGCCAGCGGCGAGTTCGGGGTGGTTGTCGGAACAGGAAAGACGCCGGCACGCCGAAAAACAAAAGCACCGGCCTAA
- a CDS encoding DegT/DnrJ/EryC1/StrS family aminotransferase codes for MSTLTRQVPLLDLVAQHAQIREEILAELIPLIDSQRFIMGPAVAELEHQIAGYTQSKYAIGCASGSDALLLAWMALELGPGDKVITTPFSFFATAGSLSILGIEPVFVDIDPVTFNLDPNQVEDVLKKTSGVWAIQPVHLYGAAADMDPLLALGAQYGAVVVEDAAQAIGAEYKGRRCGSIGAIGCFSFYPGKNLGGYGDSGIVTTNDPTLAETLVKLRQHGGRDKYMHELVGINSRIDTMQAAVLNVKMRHLDAWTRRRQENAARYVELFAAFDLPIVLPSIAPYQTRHVFNQFTLRCQRRDALKAHLQAHGVGCEIYYPLPLHLQECYADLGYQRGDLPVSELLAAEALSLPIYPELTPDDQAYVVETVAGFYRDSK; via the coding sequence ATGTCTACTCTGACCCGGCAAGTTCCGCTCCTCGACCTCGTTGCGCAACACGCGCAGATCCGTGAAGAGATCCTCGCGGAATTGATTCCACTCATCGATTCACAGCGCTTCATCATGGGGCCGGCGGTGGCCGAACTGGAACACCAGATTGCCGGCTACACGCAGTCAAAGTACGCGATTGGCTGCGCAAGCGGCAGCGATGCTCTGCTGCTGGCCTGGATGGCACTTGAACTTGGCCCGGGCGACAAGGTGATTACGACGCCTTTTTCGTTCTTTGCAACGGCTGGGTCGCTTTCTATCCTCGGCATCGAGCCGGTTTTTGTCGATATCGACCCGGTCACCTTCAATCTCGATCCGAATCAGGTTGAAGACGTGCTGAAGAAGACTTCGGGAGTCTGGGCGATCCAGCCTGTGCATCTCTATGGGGCTGCTGCCGACATGGACCCGCTGCTTGCACTGGGCGCCCAGTACGGTGCGGTGGTTGTCGAGGACGCGGCGCAGGCCATTGGTGCCGAGTACAAGGGGCGCCGCTGCGGCTCGATCGGCGCTATAGGCTGCTTTAGCTTTTATCCGGGCAAGAATCTGGGCGGCTATGGCGACAGTGGCATCGTCACCACCAATGACCCGACCCTGGCGGAAACGCTGGTGAAGCTGCGCCAACATGGTGGCCGCGACAAGTACATGCACGAACTGGTCGGCATCAATTCGCGCATCGATACGATGCAGGCCGCTGTCCTCAATGTGAAGATGCGCCATCTCGATGCCTGGACCCGGCGTCGCCAGGAGAATGCTGCCCGCTATGTCGAACTCTTTGCCGCCTTCGATCTCCCCATCGTCCTGCCGTCGATTGCACCCTACCAGACCCGCCACGTCTTCAACCAGTTCACCCTCCGCTGCCAGCGCCGCGATGCATTGAAAGCGCATCTGCAGGCGCACGGCGTGGGTTGCGAAATCTACTATCCACTGCCTCTGCACCTGCAGGAATGCTATGCCGACCTGGGCTATCAGCGGGGAGATTTGCCGGTGAGTGAATTGCTGGCTGCTGAGGCGCTGAGCCTTCCCATCTATCCGGAACTGACGCCGGACGATCAAGCCTATGTCGTTGAGACGGTGGCCGGCTTCTATCGCGATTCGAAGTAA
- a CDS encoding lysylphosphatidylglycerol synthase transmembrane domain-containing protein, whose product MERIKLSWQSILLLVLTNLASLGILFWVLQDVHLSELWPEIQQMQWGWVAIAAVTDILVYVIQGWRWSILLRPVSRIPVMRSVRAIYVGLYANEVLPFRSGEIIRSYLQSRWGHLPFSVVLSSIAIERIFDGIWLVLYLSIVVQFVDLPRRIRDGGYVLILVVGLLAAALAFIIAFQTKAKELAKHWRWGDKARIFVDDLQAMGASRSFFLSWLASLPHLLLMAVPIYCVMRAYGLTGFTLWDAAVVNVIVRLGTIVPGAPGNLGVYQGLIVFALMFFGIDADVAKRFSLIVWAIVTLPLLIAGVVALSVTGFNLRELQKTATAVKADEHLK is encoded by the coding sequence TTGGAGCGCATCAAGCTAAGCTGGCAGAGCATTCTCCTGCTGGTGCTAACGAATCTTGCCTCGTTGGGGATCCTGTTCTGGGTTCTCCAGGACGTCCACCTTTCGGAGTTATGGCCGGAGATCCAGCAAATGCAATGGGGCTGGGTGGCTATTGCCGCGGTTACGGACATTCTGGTTTACGTGATTCAGGGTTGGCGTTGGAGTATTCTGTTGCGCCCGGTCTCCCGCATTCCTGTGATGCGCAGCGTGCGCGCGATCTATGTCGGCCTCTACGCAAACGAGGTGCTGCCCTTCCGCAGTGGCGAAATTATTCGCAGTTATCTCCAGTCGCGCTGGGGGCACCTGCCGTTTAGCGTTGTGCTTTCGAGCATTGCGATCGAGCGGATCTTCGATGGCATTTGGCTCGTTCTGTACCTGAGCATTGTGGTGCAGTTTGTCGACCTGCCGCGCCGCATCCGCGATGGCGGCTATGTGCTGATTCTGGTGGTGGGGCTGCTGGCAGCCGCTCTTGCCTTTATCATTGCTTTCCAGACCAAGGCGAAGGAACTGGCAAAGCATTGGCGTTGGGGCGACAAGGCGCGCATCTTTGTGGATGACTTGCAGGCGATGGGCGCTTCGCGCAGTTTCTTTTTATCCTGGCTGGCCAGCTTGCCGCACCTGCTTCTGATGGCCGTGCCGATCTATTGTGTGATGCGGGCTTATGGGTTGACTGGCTTTACGCTCTGGGATGCGGCGGTGGTCAACGTGATCGTCCGGCTTGGAACGATTGTTCCTGGGGCTCCGGGGAATCTGGGTGTTTATCAGGGGTTGATCGTGTTTGCGCTGATGTTTTTTGGCATCGATGCGGATGTGGCCAAACGTTTTAGCCTGATCGTCTGGGCGATTGTCACGTTGCCGCTTCTGATTGCCGGAGTTGTGGCCTTGTCCGTCACCGGCTTCAATCTGCGGGAACTCCAGAAAACTGCCACCGCCGTGAAGGCTGATGAACACCTAAAATAG
- a CDS encoding PIG-L deacetylase family protein, protein MRLLCFLLLSTLAMSAQIRVIAFGAHPDDCDIGSAGLAAKFAAMGHKVKFVALTNGDAGHQTTGGGALAKRRRLEAQESGRRLGIEYEVLDNHDGELFPTLDVRLQVIRRIRDWNADIVLSPRSNDYHPDHRNTGLVVQDAAFMVMVPNVAPDTPPLKKNPVFLHYQDRFQKPEPFHPDIAIDITDTFDKKIDALDAHVSQVYEWLPWVGQMPGEVPTNPAERRAWLKKSRTRTITPAIRASLEKWYGKERAARVEHAEAFEVSEYGTQPDEALLRKLFPMVGK, encoded by the coding sequence ATGCGTCTTCTATGTTTTCTTCTGCTCTCTACCCTCGCGATGTCCGCTCAGATTCGAGTGATCGCGTTCGGGGCTCATCCTGACGATTGCGATATTGGTTCTGCCGGTCTTGCGGCGAAGTTTGCTGCGATGGGGCATAAGGTGAAGTTTGTCGCCTTGACGAATGGCGACGCCGGACACCAAACCACGGGAGGTGGCGCGCTCGCCAAGCGCAGGCGCTTGGAGGCGCAGGAGAGCGGCCGGCGGTTGGGGATCGAATATGAAGTGCTCGACAATCACGATGGCGAATTGTTCCCGACGCTCGATGTGCGCCTCCAGGTGATCCGGCGCATTCGAGACTGGAATGCCGACATCGTTCTGTCGCCGCGTTCAAATGACTATCATCCGGACCATCGCAACACCGGCCTGGTGGTGCAGGATGCGGCGTTCATGGTGATGGTTCCGAATGTGGCGCCCGACACTCCGCCGCTCAAGAAGAATCCGGTTTTTCTGCACTATCAGGATCGCTTCCAGAAGCCCGAGCCGTTTCACCCCGATATTGCCATCGACATCACCGATACCTTTGACAAGAAGATTGATGCTCTTGATGCGCATGTGAGCCAGGTGTATGAATGGTTGCCGTGGGTGGGGCAGATGCCGGGTGAGGTGCCCACGAATCCGGCAGAGCGCCGCGCCTGGTTAAAGAAGTCGCGGACGAGAACGATTACGCCTGCGATCCGGGCCTCTCTGGAGAAGTGGTACGGCAAGGAGCGTGCAGCCCGTGTGGAGCATGCGGAGGCGTTCGAGGTCTCCGAGTATGGCACGCAGCCGGATGAGGCGCTGTTGCGCAAGCTGTTCCCGATGGTCGGCAAATAG